Proteins encoded in a region of the Pseudomonadota bacterium genome:
- a CDS encoding bifunctional riboflavin kinase/FAD synthetase gives MELFEGSDRFAGRGPGSPVVAIGIFDGVHIGHQELMRRARLEAQRRSALSIVYTFEPHPVRILSPAQCPKLLTTREQKIGQIRLQQLDAVIVERFTQEFARQEPGRFFEDVIRKKLRASCVVIGYDFTFGQHRQGTIETFEDLGRKSGVGVIVVPAVFAGETLVSSTVIRSMIAAGEVKRARALLGRPYEVVGEVAPGRGFGAALEAKTANLRVASEAQPMDGIYITRTLVHEGGYGAARPSKYASITSIGVNPTFSDAAHTFETHLIDMELDMMGKTVSVEFLERVRDQARFLSVDELRRRIRSDIDSAREYHSRSGG, from the coding sequence GTGGAGCTGTTCGAAGGATCGGATCGTTTTGCGGGGAGGGGGCCCGGCTCGCCGGTGGTGGCGATCGGCATCTTCGACGGCGTCCACATAGGCCACCAGGAGCTCATGCGTCGCGCCCGCCTCGAGGCGCAAAGGCGCTCCGCCCTCTCGATCGTCTACACCTTCGAACCTCACCCGGTGAGGATACTCTCTCCAGCTCAGTGCCCCAAGCTGCTGACGACCCGCGAGCAGAAGATCGGGCAGATCCGCTTGCAGCAGCTCGACGCGGTGATCGTGGAGCGCTTCACGCAGGAGTTCGCGAGACAGGAGCCCGGGCGGTTCTTCGAGGACGTCATCAGGAAGAAACTTCGCGCCTCGTGCGTGGTGATCGGATACGACTTCACGTTCGGACAGCACAGGCAGGGGACAATAGAGACATTCGAGGATCTGGGGCGGAAGTCGGGCGTCGGCGTGATAGTCGTGCCCGCGGTGTTCGCAGGAGAGACTCTGGTGAGCTCCACCGTGATCCGCTCCATGATAGCCGCAGGCGAGGTGAAGAGGGCACGCGCGCTGCTGGGCAGGCCGTACGAGGTCGTCGGCGAGGTTGCCCCGGGCCGCGGCTTCGGCGCCGCACTCGAGGCCAAGACCGCGAACCTCAGGGTCGCGAGCGAGGCGCAGCCGATGGACGGGATCTACATCACGAGGACCCTTGTGCACGAGGGCGGCTACGGAGCGGCGCGACCCTCAAAATACGCCTCGATCACGAGCATCGGTGTCAACCCCACCTTCTCCGATGCAGCCCACACATTCGAGACGCACCTCATCGACATGGAGTTGGATATGATGGGAAAGACCGTCTCCGTTGAGTTTCTCGAGCGCGTCCGGGACCAAGCCCGATTCCTCTCCGTGGACGAGCTGAGGCGCCGGATACGCAGCGACATCGACTCGGCGCGCGAATACCACAGCCGGTCCGGAGGATGA
- a CDS encoding PDZ domain-containing protein, with protein sequence MIRKLRDIPIFRRAALVASAVLILAALINGGTAAQEKDPDQRGRLIERTLHETGKNYYDPDRIEPQRMLSGALDEMQLSVPEMLVDDAKASKLNVTVGLASRQIGAKPMASLGDLSRTLREVLSFTLAHYRSDDDTPPEEVEYAAADGMLKSLDPHSGFLPPKVLKEFKIGTKGNFGGLGIVISIKDGMLTVIAPIEGTPASAAGIMAGDRILQIDDESTINMSLTDAVNKLRGDVGSKVTIAIETQGKPIRKMTLARALINIESVKHAVLAKDGKRIGYIRIKNFQSNTDSDVGKALAAMRKGGAAVDGLILDMRNNPGGLLNIAVDVADRFLGQGVIVTTVGARGRVMDKDEAKGTGVEPDYPVVILVNEGSASAAEIVAGALALNDRAVIAGQRTFGKGSVQTVMDVGEGSAVKLTIAQYKPAGRQSIQVRGIAPDIALIPATVDADEVNIVEDKPRTEKDLEHALAGEAASEGPLAEPKFRVQYMAPKRDEKWLEEKSKREYSREPDISGDFEVEFARDLLAKAAGASAAEMLKKSGPVIKAAQESQRKAMADALTKIGIDWKISPTNGKPTLKTAHRLLKDGKAVPSARAGDKVRLEVSATNAGGGAASQLIAVAESETVYLDGIEFPLGKLRPGETKGFSAQVEIPESEPSAERTLRLKLMDAAGALPSVAEISLQIEELPHPAFSFEMRLPSAAKGRPMPKNAAIPVTVDITNTGKGASGDETIVTLSNECGERLFIEKGRSKIGVLPPGAKRRAGFSFHMVDGKQEKEGCALKLSIADFKHLNVLSKKFELMTESGSTRPQTGRIYGPPTIETAPLARSTSAAWTTVSGKVKDSDPVRDIFVYVKNRKVAYVPNAEESNTMEFSVRVPLEEGPNNIMIGARDVQDLTARRILAVERRKATPPAGKK encoded by the coding sequence AGGCCTCAAAGCTCAATGTCACAGTGGGGCTGGCCTCCAGGCAGATCGGCGCTAAGCCCATGGCGAGCCTGGGCGACCTCTCGAGGACCCTGCGCGAGGTCCTCTCCTTCACGCTCGCGCACTATCGTTCCGACGACGACACGCCGCCCGAGGAGGTGGAGTACGCGGCCGCCGATGGGATGCTCAAGTCTCTCGACCCGCACTCCGGCTTCCTCCCGCCCAAGGTCCTCAAGGAGTTCAAGATCGGCACCAAGGGCAACTTCGGCGGCCTGGGAATAGTGATCTCCATCAAGGACGGGATGCTCACGGTGATAGCCCCGATAGAGGGCACCCCCGCATCCGCGGCGGGCATCATGGCGGGCGACCGCATCCTGCAGATCGACGACGAGTCCACGATAAACATGTCCCTCACCGACGCGGTCAACAAGCTCAGGGGCGATGTCGGCTCGAAGGTGACAATAGCGATAGAAACGCAGGGCAAGCCGATCCGCAAGATGACCCTCGCGCGTGCGCTCATAAACATCGAGAGCGTCAAGCACGCGGTGCTCGCCAAGGACGGCAAGCGCATCGGCTACATAAGGATAAAGAACTTTCAGAGCAACACCGACTCGGACGTGGGCAAGGCCCTGGCTGCGATGCGCAAGGGCGGCGCGGCCGTCGACGGGCTGATCCTCGACATGCGCAACAACCCGGGCGGGCTGCTCAACATCGCGGTGGACGTGGCCGACCGGTTCCTCGGCCAGGGCGTCATCGTCACCACGGTCGGCGCTCGCGGCAGGGTCATGGACAAGGACGAGGCCAAAGGCACGGGCGTGGAGCCCGATTACCCTGTCGTGATCCTCGTCAACGAGGGCTCGGCGTCGGCCGCGGAGATCGTCGCCGGCGCCCTTGCGCTCAACGACAGGGCTGTGATCGCGGGCCAGCGAACCTTCGGAAAGGGATCGGTGCAGACGGTGATGGACGTCGGGGAGGGCTCAGCGGTCAAACTCACGATAGCCCAGTACAAGCCAGCCGGAAGGCAGTCCATACAGGTGAGGGGGATCGCCCCGGACATCGCGCTCATCCCTGCGACCGTCGATGCGGACGAGGTGAACATAGTCGAGGACAAGCCCAGGACCGAGAAGGACCTGGAGCACGCCCTCGCAGGCGAGGCGGCTTCTGAAGGCCCGCTCGCGGAGCCGAAGTTCCGCGTGCAGTACATGGCGCCGAAGAGGGACGAGAAATGGCTGGAGGAAAAATCCAAGCGCGAATACTCAAGGGAGCCGGACATCTCCGGCGACTTCGAAGTGGAGTTCGCCCGCGACCTGCTCGCGAAGGCGGCGGGCGCGAGCGCGGCCGAGATGCTGAAAAAGTCGGGGCCGGTGATCAAGGCCGCACAGGAGTCCCAGCGAAAGGCCATGGCGGACGCCCTGACCAAGATCGGGATAGACTGGAAGATTTCGCCGACGAACGGAAAGCCCACCCTCAAAACGGCGCACAGGCTCCTCAAGGACGGCAAGGCGGTCCCCTCCGCCAGGGCCGGCGACAAAGTTCGCCTCGAGGTCTCGGCCACCAACGCAGGCGGCGGAGCCGCATCGCAGCTCATCGCTGTCGCCGAGTCGGAAACGGTGTACCTCGACGGCATCGAATTTCCGCTCGGGAAACTCCGCCCCGGCGAGACGAAGGGATTCTCCGCCCAGGTCGAGATACCGGAGAGCGAGCCGTCCGCGGAGCGCACCCTGAGGCTCAAGCTCATGGATGCGGCCGGCGCGCTTCCGTCCGTCGCGGAGATATCCCTGCAGATCGAGGAGCTGCCGCACCCGGCGTTCTCGTTCGAGATGAGATTGCCCTCCGCGGCAAAGGGCAGGCCGATGCCGAAGAACGCCGCTATCCCGGTGACGGTCGACATAACGAACACCGGCAAGGGGGCCAGCGGAGACGAGACCATCGTGACCCTCTCGAACGAGTGCGGCGAGAGGCTGTTCATAGAGAAGGGACGATCCAAGATCGGCGTGCTCCCGCCCGGCGCGAAGAGGCGGGCCGGATTCAGCTTCCACATGGTCGACGGCAAGCAGGAGAAGGAGGGCTGCGCGCTGAAACTCTCGATCGCGGATTTCAAGCACCTGAACGTCCTCTCCAAAAAGTTCGAGCTCATGACCGAAAGCGGCTCGACAAGACCGCAGACAGGCAGGATCTACGGGCCGCCGACGATAGAGACCGCCCCGCTGGCCAGATCGACCTCCGCCGCATGGACCACGGTCTCAGGCAAGGTGAAAGACTCGGACCCGGTCCGCGACATCTTCGTGTACGTGAAAAACCGCAAGGTCGCGTACGTGCCCAACGCCGAGGAGTCGAACACCATGGAATTCTCGGTCAGGGTCCCGCTCGAGGAAGGGCCCAACAACATCATGATAGGCGCGCGCGACGTCCAGGACTTGACCGCGCGCAGAATCCTGGCGGTCGAGCGCAGGAAGGCGACCCCCCCGGCCGGAAAAAAATGA